A genome region from Trachemys scripta elegans isolate TJP31775 chromosome 2, CAS_Tse_1.0, whole genome shotgun sequence includes the following:
- the PRNP gene encoding major prion protein homolog, with product MGRYRLTCWIVVLLVVMWSDVSFSKKGKGKGGGGGNTGSNRNPNYPSNPGYPQNPGYPRNPSYPHNPAYPPNPAYPPNPGYPHNPSYPRNPSYPQNPGYPGGGGQHYNPAGGGTNFKNQKPWKPDKPKTNMKAMAGAAAAGAVVGGLGGYALGSAMSGMRMNFDRPEERQWWNENSNRYPNQVYYKEYNDRSVPEGRFVRDCVNITVTEYKIDPNENQNVTQVEARVMKQVIQEMCMQQYQQYQLASGVKLLSDPSLMLIIMLVIFFVMH from the coding sequence ATGGGAAGGTACCGGTTAACCTGCTGGATAGTTGTCCTTTTGGTTGTGATGTGGAGCGACGTTTCCTTTTCCAAAAAAGGAAAGGGTAAAGGTGGAGGCGGTGGGAACACAGGAAGCAACCGCAATCCCAACTATCCCAGCAACCCCGGCTACCCCCAAAATCCTGGCTATCCCAGAAACCCTAGCTACCCCCATAATCCTGCCTACCCCCCCAATCCCGCCTATCCCCCTAATCCCGGCTACCCCCACAATCCCAGTTACCCCAGGAACCCTAGCTACCCCCAGAATCCTGGCTACCCTGGTGGTGGTGGGCAGCACTACAACCCAGCTGGTGGCGGAACAAACTTCAAAAACCAGAAGCCCTGGAAGCCTGATAAACCCAAAACCAACATGAAAGCCatggcaggagcagcagcggcaGGCGCCGTGGTGGGTGGCCTAGGTGGCTATGCCCTGGGAAGTGCAATGTCAGGAATGCGCATGAATTTTGACCGTCCTGAAGAGCGCCAGTGGTGGAACGAAAACTCCAATCGCTATCCCAACCAAGTGTACTACAAGGAATACAATGACCGCTCCGTTCCAGAGGGAAGGTTTGTGCGGGACTGTGTGAATATCACAGTGACCGAATACAAAATTGATCCCAATGAAAATCAAAATGTGACCCAGGTAGAAGCCAGAGTCATGAAGCAAGTGATCCAGGAGATGTGCATGCAGCAATATCAGCAATACCAGCTGGCCTCTGGTGTCAAACTACTCTCTGACCCCTCGCTCATGCTGATTATCATGCTTGTCATTTTTTTTGTAATGCATTAA